The region GATCCGCATTCTTCTATTTTTACGCATGTAAAAGATATAAACAGAGAAGAAGGTGTAGAGGGAACTCAAATTTCTTTTGATATTCTGGAAACAGAAGTCTGGCTTTGGGTAATTCCGTTTTCTAACGGAAATACCAGTTTAGGAGTTGTTGGGCCAACTGATTTTATCAATTCGCTTTCTGAAAATAAAGATAATGCGGAGGCTTTACGAAATGCTATTCAGAAATCAGATTATTATATTAAAAGATTTGCCGGAACAGAATTTTTATTTGAGCCGGTTAAATTAGAAAACTACTCAAGAGCCGTAAAAAGAATGTATGGCGATGGTTTTGCGTTAACAGGAAACAGTTCAGAATTCTTAGATCCGGTTTTCTCATCAGGAGTAGCTTTTGCAACGGAATCCGGAATGCTGGCGGCAAAATTATACTTAAAAGAATCACAAGGAATTCCTGTTGATTGGGAAGTGGAATTTACACAATACATGAAACGCGGCATTGCTGTTTTCACCACTTATGTACAAGAATGGTACACAGGAAATTTACAGACTTTGTTTTTCCATCAGCCGGAAAACCCAGAAGTAAAAGAAAAAATATGTGCTGTTTTAGCAGGTTATGTCTGGAACGAAGAAAATTCGTTTGTCAAGAAACACGATCACGTAATTGCGAATATGGCGTATTTACTGAATATGCAAAAAGAACAAAGCCCTGAATGATTCAGGGCTTTACCAACGAAATATTCCTACGGAATATAAAATGATGTTCTTATTTAGTTTTTTTAGCAATCAGTTTAGACATTGTTTTTGCCGTTTTAGCAAATCCTTCTCCAATTCTGGTTTCGTTGCTAAAGTTGCTTCCCCATTGGTCTCCCGGAGCTTCGTCACTGGTAATTTCCAACAACACATTTGATTTATTTGCTGTTTCAACAAATTTTAAATTGGTTGTTACTTTTGCAGGCTGTTTCATAATTCCTGCGTCCCAACCCGGATAAATCCATACTGCTTTTACAATTAAAGTATAAGGAGTATTTAAACCTTCCTGAAAGTTTAAATCTTTTTTCTCTTTCGTTAAAACGATATTAGCAATTTCTAAAAATTTAGGAGTCCAGATTTGGTCTTTGGCATTTATCCATTTTTTTTCCCAGATGTTCCCGTTTCCTTTTGCTTTTTCATCAAGATCAGCTTTGTGTTCTTTTACATATTGTGCTTCAGACTTTTTTTCTTTCATCATAGTAAAATCACTATAATCAAATACAGTATTGATTTCCTTCTGGTCTTTTAAAAAGTCAAATTTTCCCTGAACAACATTCATGTCCTGAGCGAACATTGCTCCCGAAATAAAGAAGCATGCGATAATTAATTTTTTCATTTATTGGTTAATTAAGGTTGATTTTTACACGACTAAAATAGTCAAAAGGACGAATATATAATTTATTTCATGTTAAAATAATATTGTTATTTTATTTTAAAAACAAAAAGAGGATTCCAATTTAGAATCCTCTTTTTTATGATTTGCGATAAGATTAGAATATTACAATCCAAAAATCTTATCCATTAAAATCCATTTTTGTCCCGGTTTTGCCCAAGGTAAAGCTTGTTGGAATTTCCACATTAAAGTTTCCCATTCCTGAACTTTCTCGTTTGCAGCGTCAGCCTGATCTTTCATTTCGAAAGTAAAATCGGCATCTGCTTCGATAATCATGAACAATCGGTTTCCTGTGCAGTAAATATCCAGAACTTCAATTCCGGAATCCTGAATGCTTTTTTTAATTTCCGGCCATACATTTTCATGCAGTTCTTTGTATTCTGCAATTAAATCTGCATCGTCTTTTAAGTCTAAAGCCAGATAGAATTTTTGAGTTGCCATAATCTGAAATTTATCCTTGGTAAGCTACAGCAGTTTGTTTGCTAGTACCTAAACCTTCAATTCCTAATTCGATTACGTCACCTGCTTTAATGTAAATTGGATCTGGTTTAATTCCTAATCCAACTCCTGGAGGTGTTCCTGTACTGATAACGTCGCCAGGAAGCAATGTCATAAACTGACTTAAATAATGCACTAAGAATGGAATTTTAAAAATCAAGTTCGAAGTATTACTGTTTTGGAAAGTTTTTCCGTTTACAGTAAGCCACATTTTTAAATTATTTACATCACCAACTTCGTCTGGAGTTGCCATAATTGGCCCAAGAGGAGCGAAGGTGTCAGAACCTTTTCCTTTTGCCCATTGTCCACCACGCTCGATTTGGAATGCTCTTTCGCTATAATCATTCAAAAGGCAATATCCTGCAATGTAGTTTGGTGCATCTTCTTCAGAAACGTAGCTTGCTTTTTTACCTACAACAAAAGCTAGTTCAACTTCCCAGTCTGTTTTTTCGCTGTTTTTTGGGATAATCAAATTATCATTTGGCCCGCATAAAGAAGTCGTAGATTTAAAGAAAATAATTGGTTCTTCCGGAATTGCAGCGCCGGTTTCTTCGCAGTGATCTACATAATTTAATCCGATGCAGATAATTTTTGAAGGGCGTGCCACTGGTGAACCTAAACGAACTGAATCGCTTACTTCTGGCAATGCTGGATTATTTTTTAAAGCTTCTTCTAATTTTGCTAAACCGTCATTTTCAAAAAAAGCTTCGTTGTAATCTGTAACGATAGACGAAACATCATATCTTTTTTCATTTAGTAAAACTCCTGGTTTTTCCTTTCCTTCTTCTCCGAATCTAATAAGTTTCATATTTTAATTTTTTAGTAATGTGTATTGTTTTTTGCCACAGATTTAAAGGATTAAAATGATTTTTAAAACTGTGCTTAATTTTTTTTGCCACGAATTGCACAAATTTTCTCGAATTAAAATTTGTGGAAATTCGTGAATTGCTTCGCCTATTCGCTATCGCTCGGGTCGTGGCTTATTTTTTTGCACGTAGATTTAGCAGATCGAGCAGATTTTTTTAAATCATTTTAATCCTTTAAATCTGTGGCTAAAGAAAAATTTTAGTTATTTAATTTAATAAAACCACCATCAATTGGGTAGTCAGAACCGGTGATGAAAGATGATTCGTCGCTGCATAAGAATAAAGCTAAAGTGGCAATTTCTTCTGGTTTTCCCATACGGCCGATTGGCTGTGATTGTGATAGTTTTTCGAAAATTTCTTCTTCTTTTCCAGGATAATTTTTAGCAATAAATCCGTCTACAAAAGGCGTGTGAACTCTCGCAGGAGATATAGAATTACATCTGATTTTATCATTCAAATAATCTTTAGCAACCGATAAAGTCATTGCCATAACCGCTCCTTTTGCTGTAGAATAAGCAAAACGATCGGGAATTCCAACCCAGCAAGCGATTGAAGCCAAGTTCAAAATGACACCTCCACCAGAATTTCTTAGCGCCGGAATCGAAGCGTGAAGGCAGTTGTAAACTCCTTTTACGTTTACATTCATGATTCGGTCAAAATCAGATTCTGAAGTAGTGTCTACTTTTCCAACGTGAGCAATTCCAGCATTGTTTACCAGAATATTAATATTTCCGATTTTTTGGAAAGTTGAATTTACTTGTTCATGGTTCGAAACGTCGCAGGCATGAGCAAAAACATTTCCTCCAGCTGATTTGATTTCTTCAACGGTTTCTTTTGCACTTTCTTCTGTTAATTCTAAAACGTGAACTTCTGCACCTTGTTTTGCAAATAAAACCGAAATCGCTCTTCCAATTCCGCTTCCACCTCCAGTGATAATTGCTTTTTTATTTTGTAATGAAAACATTTGATATAATTTTTTTAAAGTTATTTTTAATTGAGTCTTTTACAAAGATACGCCGCGTTTCCACGGAATAAAATCGTCTTGGTTTAATTGTACTGCTTTTGGAATAATTTCGCCGCTTGCCGCTTTGATACAGTATTCCAAAATTTCTTCGCCCATTTCTTCAATAGACTTTTCTCCGCTGATAATTGGGCCGCAGTCAATATCGATAATATCTTTCATTCGGGTTGCCAAAACAGAGTTTGTTGCTACTTTAATTACTGGACAAACCGGGTTTCCTGTCGGAGTTCCCAATCCAGTTGTAAACAAAATTAAAGTTGCTCCAGAAGCCGCTTTTCCAGTTGTTGCTTCAACATCATTTCCAGGAGTACAAACTAAACTTAAACCTGGTTTTGTAACCAATTCAGTATAATCCAAAACATCAACAACAGGAGATGTTCCGCCTTTTTTGGCCGCTCCAGCACTTTTGATGGCGTCTGTAATTAATCCGTCTTTGATGTTTCCCGGAGAAGGATTCATATGGAAACCAGAACCTACTTTATGCGCCAGTTCATCATAAGATTCCATTAAATCGATGAATTTTCGAGCTTTATCTTCTGTGATACATCTGTCGATTAAATTCTGCTCGGCACCGCATAATTCAGGGAATTCAGCCAAAAGAATTTTTCCGCCTAAAGCTACGACTAAATCAGAAGTGTAACCCACAGCAGGATTTGCAGAAACACCACTGAAACCATCACTTCCGCCACATTTTACTCCAATACATAAATCACTTAAAGGCGCATCAGTTCTTTCATATTTATTGATTTCGATTAAACCTTCAAACGTTTTTTTGATGGCATTGGTAATCAGAACTTCTTCGCTTTCTGTTTGTTGCTGTTCAAAAATAAACAATGGCTTATCAAATTCCGGGTTTTGTCTTTTTACATCATTTACAAAATCCTGAACTTGTAAATGCTGGCATCCTAAACTCAAAAGCGTGATTCCTCCAACATTTGGATGATTCGCATAAGAAGCCAGTAAAGCGCTCAAAGTAGAAGCGTCCTGACGCGTTCCACCGCAACCGCCTTGATGATTTAAGAATTTAATTCCATCCACATTTTCAAAAACACGTTTGTTTTTTGGAGTCGGATTTAATTCAATATTGATGTCGTTAATGTCATTTCCGTTCAAATAACCTTCCAGTAATTCATGTGTAAATTGGTTGTATTTGTCCGTTACAGCATAACCCAATTGTTTGTGCAATGCTTCTTTGATAACGTCCAGATTTCTGTTTTCACAAAAAACAGTTGGAACAAAAAGCCAGTAATTTGCCGTTCCAACGCGTCCGTCTTTTCTTTTGTAACCTTTAAAAGTTCTGTTTTCAAACTTAGAAACATCAGGCGCATTCCATTCGTATGAAGCATTTCGGTAAGCGTACGGATCTGCAGCATGTTTTAGGTTTTCGGTCGTCATTAAACTTCCTTTTGCCAAATCGTTTTGCACTTTTCCAACCAAAACGCCGTACATATTTACTTCTTCTCCCTGCTTCATATCCTGCATGTAGAATTTATGTTTGGCTTTGATAAGGTCTTGTAAAACGTAAGTTTCATTTTCAAAATGAATGGTTTCGCCTTTTTGAAGATCGGTTAAGGCAACCAATACATTATCGTCCGGATGTAGTTTTACCACCAGTTTTTTTGTTGTATTCTCTAACATTGTGTTGTTTGTTTTTTTCTTTTTTTTGATGTCACTGCTTTCGTTTTATAACAATTTAATCCTTTGATTTTGTATAGAATTCGGGCAGTTAACGAAAAATAAAATTAGCCTTTTTACACATTCTTTATTAGTCTGATATTATCCGTATCTAATCTTTAATTATCTTTGCAGTATGAAATTGGAACAAACTAAAATAACGTCTTATCTCAACACCAAAGTTTCGGTGCTAAATCGTATTGAACCATTTTTTCAGGCGCCGTTTCATTCGCATCCGGAACTGGAATTGGTTTATGTGAAAGAGAGTTACGGCAAGCGAATCATCGGAAATTCGGTAATGCCGTTTGAGCCTGGCGATATGGTTTTTTTAGGTTCGGATATTCCGCACGTTTGGCTGAATGATGAAAAATATTATCAGGGAATTGAGGATTTGAGAGCCAATTCGATTGTTGTATATTTTCATAAAGATATTTTCGGACCGACTTTTTACGAGTTAAAAGAAACCCAAAAAATCAACGAACTTTTTCTTCAGGCAGGAAAAGGAATTTCGATTATCGGAAAAACCAATAAACAGATTGCGAAAAAACTGGAGAAATTAGTTTCTAAAAAAGACTTTGAAGTTATCGTGGGACTTTTTGAAATTTTGTCTATTCTTTCTGAAAGTCAGGACACGATTTATATTAATGATGAAATTTATTCTTTGATGCAGAAGGATTCAAAAGTGGATCGGCTTTCCGAAGTTTTTCAATATGTCAATAAAAATTATAAAAAGAATATTTCCTTAGAAGAAATTGCCGCAGTTGCCAATATGACGAGAACATCTTTTTGTAGAATGTTCAAGTTAAAAACAAAGAAAAATTTTGTGGATTATCTACACGAAATCCGAATTTCGAATGCCTGTAAATTGTTGTTGGAAACGGATAAAAGCATGTCTGAGATTGCGTATGAATGCGGTTATAAAACGGCTTCGAACTTTAATAAGCTCTTTAAAAAAGTTAAAGGAATTACGCCTTCTGATTTTAAAAATAATGCGAAGGTTAGTTTTGCCACAGATTATAAAGATTAAAAGGATTTTTACTCTTTGGCATAAATTTTAAACACATAGAATCATAGTTTTTCTTTGTCTAAAAAGGCATTTCATTTATCTAAATTCACATAGTTCTATGTGTTCAAATCTAGATTTTTTTTACTCTTTTTATGGATTAAAAATCTATGTTTCTATGTGTTTATTTTTTTCACGCAGATTTAGCTGATTTCTCTAAAAAATCCTTTTAATACTTTAAATCTGTGGCTAAAAAAAATTAAATAGAACGATCTAAATGTGTATAACCACCATCCACATAAATAATCTGTCCAGTGGTATGGCTTGATTTTTCAGACAATAAGAAAACTACCATATTTGCGATTTCTTCTGCTGTTGTCATTCTGTTTTCTAGCGGAATATTTTTGGTAATTGCAGCGAGTTTTTCTTCTTTGTTTTCAAAAGTATTGATCCACGTTTCGTAAAGAGGCGTGTAACATTCTGCCACAATTACGGCGTTTACACGAATGCTGTATTTCAATAATTCAACCGCCCATTCTCTCGTTAAAGCATTTCTTCCACCGTTTGAAGCGGCGTAAGCTGAGGTTCCGCCTTGTCCGGTTTCGGCAGTTTTAGAACCGATGTTTACAATGGCTCCTTTAGATTCTTTCAAATACGGAAGAGCGTGCTGTGCCATTAAATAATAGTGCACTAAATTTTTGTGAAGCGAAGCAGCGAAATCTTCATAATTTCCGTTTTCTAGTCCAACACCGTCATTAACGCCGGCATTGTTTACCAATCCGTCAATTCTTCCGAATTTTGCGATTACGGCTTCAACGGCTTTTTTGCAGTCTTCCGGTTTTGTCAAATCGGCGGCAACTTGGTGCGCTTCTTTTCCAATGGCTTTTAATTCTTCTACGGCTTTGATGTTGTCATTTTCGTTACGTCCAACGATAAACGGAATAGCATTTTCTTCGGCTAAAACCTTAACGATTCCTAAACCGATTCCTTTTGCGCCTCCTGTAACGATAATGATTTTTTGGGTTAATGATAACTGCATGATTTATTGATTATAATTTATTGCTAATATATTTTTTAAACACATAGAATCATAGTTTTTCTTTGTCTAAAAAAGGCATTTCATTTATTTTAAATTCACATAGTCTATGTGTTCAAATCTATGTCTCTATGTGTTTAATATTTTAATAGGTAGTTTATAAAAATTTACAGCTGTTGTTCATGACAAACAACAGCTGTAAAAATAGAGAGAATAGAACTGATAATTTATTACCAGAACTTAACATAAAGAGCCACAATAATCAGTAATGTAATTACGATTAAAACCGTAGTCTGTGGCTGCACTTTAAACATTCCAGGTTCAGTCTCGAATGCTTTAGGGTTTACTTTTGGACCAGCAAAACTGATCAGGATCATTGCAATCATTGTAAATAAGAATGATAATCCCATACAGATATGGAACGGAATTTCGAAAGCTCCTTTTCCATTATTGTAAGCTGTGTATAAAAGTGTATCGTTTCCAAATATAGCCGGAGCGTATTCGTTGAATAAAACAGATAATAAGAATCCTAAGATTACCCCAACGATTGCAGCTGTTCCAGTCGTTCTTTTCCAGAACATACCTAAGAAGAACATAGCAAAAACTCCAGGGCTAATGAATCCGGTGTATTTTTGGATGTATGTGAATCCACCAACACCACCGATTCCTAAAATGTCATTCCAAGTAAATAAAACAGCTAATAGCATTGCAGCAAAAACCGCAAGTCTACCGATATTTACCTGTTGTTTTTCTCCAGCATCTTTTTGGATGTATTTTTTATGAATATCTAATGTATAGATTGTAGAAATACTGTTTACTTTTCCAGCCAAAGAAGCTACGATTGCAGCCGTTAAAGCAGCAACAGAAAGTCCTTTTAATCCTGTTGGAAGGAATGTTAATATTGCTGAATAAGCTCCGTCTTTTCCTCCAACTAATTGAGGTAATTCTCCTTTCATGTATAAAACATAAGCAGCAATACCAGGCAACATTACGATAAGTGGCATTAATAATTTTAACATACCAGCAAATAAAATTCCTGTACGAGCCGTTTGTAAATCTGCTCCAAGTGCTCTTTGCGTGATGTATTGGTTACATCCCCAGTAGTTCAAGTTGATGATCCAGATACCGGCAGCGTAAGATAACAATCCAGGGAAAGTTAAATACTTATCGATTTCAAGTTGTGTAGAAGTTGCAGTTGGTTTTGGAATAATCATTTTAAAGTGCTCAGGAGCTTCCTGCATTAAAACTTTGAAACCGGCAATTGCGTTTTGACCAACACCAAAAGCTTCTGCCACTGTTGTTAAGGCAATGTAAGAAGTTACCAAACCTCCAATAATTAATACAGCAACCTGAATAACGTCTGTATAAGCCACTACTTTCATTCCTCCAAGAGAAATAAATAAAGCAAATACAGCCAATCCAATCATAATAGCATGAAGATATTCTCCTCCTGCAAGACCGTTAATCGCAACTGCTCCTAAATATAAAATAGAAGTTAGGTTTACAAAAACATACAAAAACAACCAGAAAACTGCCATAATCAACGCAGTAGATTCGTTGTAACGTGTTTTTAAGAATTGTGGCATTGTGTAAATCTTGTTTTTAAGATATACTGGGATAAACCACACAGCCACAATAATAAGGGCAATGGCAGCAAGCCATTCGTAAGCAGCAACAGCGATTCCTAAAAAGAAACCTTCACCGCTCATTCCGATGAATTGTTCTGCAGAGATGTTAGAAGCAATAAGAGAAGCTCCAATTGCCCACCATGTTAAATTTCCTTCAGCCAAAAAGTAAGCTTTAGCATCTTGTTCGTCTTGTTTACGTTTGCGGTAAACCGTATAACCGTAGACAGAGACTACGATAAAATAAATAATAAAAACCGCATAATCTGCGAAAGCGAGGTTTTGGTTCATTGTTAGTAGTATTTTAAATAATTATTATAGGGTAAAGTTTGTTTATTTGGTTTTACAATCAGTTTTATTTTATCTCGTTAAAAATGCAAGATGTGTTTTATTTCTGTTATTTTTTTGCGAAAATAAAAGCAGAAGCCAAATGTAAAATAAAAATTTAGAAATCAACCATCAGCAAATGTGTTTTTTACATTTATAAGAGGTGTATTGTGTTAAATTTCTGCATTCCTGACTTTAATAAAACGATATTTCTTACACTTTTACAAGGTTCTTATAATGTTCCTCCGATTGTTGTCTTAAAATTTCGGCACTTTTTTCAGGTGTAATATCACGCTGTGATTCTCCTAACATTTCGTATCCCACCATGAATTTTTTTACGGTTGCCGATCTTAACAAAGGCGGGTAAAAATGCATATGAAAATGCCATTCCGGATGAAGTAATCCGTCGGTTGGTGCCTGATGAATCCCTGATGAATAAGGGAAAGAAGTATTAAATAAATTGTCGTATTTAGTCGTTAACTGTTTTAGTATTTTAGCAAAAGCAGTGCTTTCTTCGGCAGTAAAATCGGTAATTTTACTTATTGCCCTTTTGCTCACAATCATCGTTTCGTAAGGCCAGATTGCCCAGAATGGAACCAATGCAACAAAATGATCATTTTCGATTACAATACGGCTTTCTGCTTTTAATTCTGCCTGAACATAATCTTCCAAAAGAGTTCTTTTGTTTTTATCGTAGTACGATTTTAAACTGTTATGCGTTTTTTCGACCTGAGTAGGAAGAGAAGACTGAGCCCAGATTTGTCCGTGTGGATGCGGATTGCTGCAACCCATTACACTTCCTTTATTTTCAAAAATCTGAACGTGATTGATATATTTGATGTTACCTAAATCGGTGTATTCTCTTTGCCAGGTTTTGATAATCGTTTCAATTCCTTCAACATCCATTTCCGGTAAAGTCAAATCGTGTCTTGGTGAAAAGCACACCACGCGTGAAATTCCCTGCTCCGGTTTTGCTTTAAAGAAAGTATGTTTGATATCTTCTTCAAAAATAATTTCATCCTGTTTCATAGCAGCAAAATCATTTTCAAAAACAAAGCTGCTTTCGTATGCCGGATTATGCATTCCGTTTGCACGAACATTTCCAGGACATAAATAACAAGTTGGGTCGTATTTTGGAAGTTCTTCTGTCGAAATTGTTTCGTTTTGTCCCTGCCAAGGGCGTTTTGCACGATGAGGTGAAACCAGCACCCATTCGTTGATTAATGGGTTGAAGCGTCTGTGCGGATCTTCATTAATGTCAAAATTTTTCATTGTAGTTGTGTTGGGTATTAAAGTAGTGTTGTTCCGTTTGAGATTTTTACATCATAGAATTTTAATTCAATTCCAAATGTATCTAAATAAAGTTTCGAAAATTTACTTTTAACTTCATTTTCGTGACCTTTTTTAACTAAATTAATGGTACATCCTCCGAAACCGCCTCCCATAAGTCGGGAACCAATAATAGCATCGTCTTCTTTTGCAGTATCGACAAGGAAATCTAATTCTTCGCAGCTTACTTCATATTCTTGCGATAAACCGTAGTGTGTTTCAAAAAGCAATTCTCCTAAAAGTTCAATATTTCCCTGATCTAAAGCTTCGCAGGCTTTGATAACACGGTTGATTTCTTTTACAACAAAATGAACTCTGCTGAATACTTTTTCGGTCATTTTATCTTTCAAACTCAAAACTTGTTCTTCGGTAGCATCTCTAAAACTTTTTACTTCCGGAAAATGGTTTTTTATGATTGCTAAACCTTCTTCACACTCAATTCTTCTAGTGTTGTATTCTGATGTGAACAATGAATGTTTTACGTTAGAATCCAATAAAATCAAAGAATAGTCTTTAAAGTCGGCATTGTGATATTCAAAATCTAAAGTGTTGCAGTCTAATTTGATTACTTTGTTTTCTAAACCGTGAACGCTCGAAAACTGATCCATAATACCGCAGTTGATCCCAACCCAGTGTTCTGCTTTTTGTCCTAATAAAGAAATATCTACTTTCTCAATTTTTAAATCAAAAAGAGATTTGATCCCGAAAATCATTCCGCATTCTAAAGCCGCAGAAGACGATAATCCGGAACCAACCGGAATATTACTGCTGAAAACACAGTTGAAACCTTCAAAAGTGAATCCGTTATCCTGCAGTTGTTTGATTACGCCTCGAATATAATTCGTCCAAACCACATCACTCAGTTTTACTTCCTGAGTTAAGTCGATTTCAAACTCTTCATTTAAGTCGATAGCTATTATTTTAGAGGTATTGGTATTGTTTTTTTCAAAAGCAAAACAAATTACTTTATCAATTGCAGCTGGTAAAACATAACCGTCATTGTAGTCAATATGTTCTCCGATAATATTGATTCTTCCCGGAGAAAGTACCGTTTTCTGTGGAGAAGATCCAAAAGATTTCTCAAAAAAAGCAACGGTATTTTGTATTAAAATATCATTCATTATAGTTGTTGTAATTGTATTGGGTAAATAGTTAGTTTAAGGTTTCAAATTGGTACACTGTTTTTTGAGCATATTGTTCTCCTTTTTTCAAAACAGCATTTGGAAAATGTGTCTGATTTGGTGCATCCGGAAAATTTTGTGTTTCAAAGCAAATACCGCTTTGTGCGTTGTAATCGACGTTTTCTTTTCCTTTTAGTTTTCCGAAACAATTTCCGCCTACATATATATGTACACTTGGCTGATCGGTATAAACATTCATTCTCAGTTTATTTTTTAAACTGATTAATTGTGCTACGATTTCGGTTTTAGAATTGACTACAAAAGAATTGTCAATTGGAAACGGACAGTTTTTAGTAGTTCTGAAATCAAAATCATGATCGGTTAAATCAGTAAAATCTCCTGTTGGAATATTATCTGAATTCGTTTCCAGCATTTTAGCCGATTTGATAAACATCTGCTGTTCCAGAACATTTCCATCATGTCCGTCAAGATTAAAATAACTGTGATGCGTTAAATTAATAATCGTATCTTCTGTTGACGTTGCTTTATAATCTAATTTTAATTCGTTTTCTTCTGTTAAAGTATAAGTCAGATAAACCGTCATTTCGCCAGGAAAATTTTCATCTAAATGTTCACTTAGAAGGCCAAAAGTAATAGACGGATTTTCACCGGTTTTGGCATCAGTCACACTCCACGTTTTTCTTCCAAATCCCATTGGTCCGCCGTGAAGCGTATTTCCATTATTATTTCCGTCAAGCTGAAATTTTTTATCATTCAGACTAAAAGTGGCATTATGAATACGACCGGCATAACGGCCAACCGTTGTTCCAAAATAAGGAGCACTTGGTAAATTATACGATTCTAAATACGATTCCAGATTATCAAACCCTAATACAACGTCGGTTAATTTTCCATCAACTGGAATCTGGATTGAAGTTACAGTTGCACCATAATTGATGATTTGAACTTTCATTCCGTTTTTATTCACTAAATCAAATGAATAAATTTCATCTTTATTAGGCATTAAACCGAACAATTTGCAATTATGAGCGTCTTTTAAATGTGATATGTGTTTTATTTCCATATAATTTTTACCAATAATGAAATCCAAAAATAGAAACATTCTGTATATTTGCATACCAGTACCTACCAGTTTTTAATATTAATAGTCAAAATGACTTTATTTATGAACATCATTTCAATCCAAAATAATATTGGTCTTCCAAAATATAAGCAGATAATTCTTTCAATAGAAAAAGCTATTGAAGAGGGAATTTTAGTTAAAGGAGATCGTCTTCCGTCGGTAAATAAAGTCTGTTTGGCGTTCTCTTTGTCTCGCGATACAGTCCTTTTGGCGTACGACGAATTGAAGAAAAGAGGAATTATTTATGCCATTCCGGGAAAAGGATATTACGTTAAAAGCATTGAAATCACTATAACTCAGAAGATTTTCCTGCTTTTTGATGAGTTGAATATTTTTAAAGAAGATATTTATAATTCGTTTCTGAAAAATATTGGAAAAAATGTTCAGGTTGATATTTTCTTTCATCATTTCAATGTTCAGGTTTTTAAAAAACTGATCAATGACAGCAATGGAAATTACACCAAATATATTTTGATGCCGACGAACTTAAACGATATAGTCGATTCGATAAAAACCCTACCAGTGAATGATGTGATAATTTTGGATCAGACGAATTCGGACTTGAAAATATTTCCGGCAATTTATCAAAATCATCAAAAAGATATTTATGAAGGTTTAATGAAAGGCAAATCGAGATTATCAAAAT is a window of Flavobacterium crocinum DNA encoding:
- a CDS encoding aldose epimerase family protein, with translation MPNKDEIYSFDLVNKNGMKVQIINYGATVTSIQIPVDGKLTDVVLGFDNLESYLESYNLPSAPYFGTTVGRYAGRIHNATFSLNDKKFQLDGNNNGNTLHGGPMGFGRKTWSVTDAKTGENPSITFGLLSEHLDENFPGEMTVYLTYTLTEENELKLDYKATSTEDTIINLTHHSYFNLDGHDGNVLEQQMFIKSAKMLETNSDNIPTGDFTDLTDHDFDFRTTKNCPFPIDNSFVVNSKTEIVAQLISLKNKLRMNVYTDQPSVHIYVGGNCFGKLKGKENVDYNAQSGICFETQNFPDAPNQTHFPNAVLKKGEQYAQKTVYQFETLN
- a CDS encoding sodium/sugar symporter, whose protein sequence is MNQNLAFADYAVFIIYFIVVSVYGYTVYRKRKQDEQDAKAYFLAEGNLTWWAIGASLIASNISAEQFIGMSGEGFFLGIAVAAYEWLAAIALIIVAVWFIPVYLKNKIYTMPQFLKTRYNESTALIMAVFWLFLYVFVNLTSILYLGAVAINGLAGGEYLHAIMIGLAVFALFISLGGMKVVAYTDVIQVAVLIIGGLVTSYIALTTVAEAFGVGQNAIAGFKVLMQEAPEHFKMIIPKPTATSTQLEIDKYLTFPGLLSYAAGIWIINLNYWGCNQYITQRALGADLQTARTGILFAGMLKLLMPLIVMLPGIAAYVLYMKGELPQLVGGKDGAYSAILTFLPTGLKGLSVAALTAAIVASLAGKVNSISTIYTLDIHKKYIQKDAGEKQQVNIGRLAVFAAMLLAVLFTWNDILGIGGVGGFTYIQKYTGFISPGVFAMFFLGMFWKRTTGTAAIVGVILGFLLSVLFNEYAPAIFGNDTLLYTAYNNGKGAFEIPFHICMGLSFLFTMIAMILISFAGPKVNPKAFETEPGMFKVQPQTTVLIVITLLIIVALYVKFW
- the galK gene encoding galactokinase yields the protein MNDILIQNTVAFFEKSFGSSPQKTVLSPGRINIIGEHIDYNDGYVLPAAIDKVICFAFEKNNTNTSKIIAIDLNEEFEIDLTQEVKLSDVVWTNYIRGVIKQLQDNGFTFEGFNCVFSSNIPVGSGLSSSAALECGMIFGIKSLFDLKIEKVDISLLGQKAEHWVGINCGIMDQFSSVHGLENKVIKLDCNTLDFEYHNADFKDYSLILLDSNVKHSLFTSEYNTRRIECEEGLAIIKNHFPEVKSFRDATEEQVLSLKDKMTEKVFSRVHFVVKEINRVIKACEALDQGNIELLGELLFETHYGLSQEYEVSCEELDFLVDTAKEDDAIIGSRLMGGGFGGCTINLVKKGHENEVKSKFSKLYLDTFGIELKFYDVKISNGTTLL
- a CDS encoding L-fucose dehydrogenase; the protein is MQLSLTQKIIIVTGGAKGIGLGIVKVLAEENAIPFIVGRNENDNIKAVEELKAIGKEAHQVAADLTKPEDCKKAVEAVIAKFGRIDGLVNNAGVNDGVGLENGNYEDFAASLHKNLVHYYLMAQHALPYLKESKGAIVNIGSKTAETGQGGTSAYAASNGGRNALTREWAVELLKYSIRVNAVIVAECYTPLYETWINTFENKEEKLAAITKNIPLENRMTTAEEIANMVVFLLSEKSSHTTGQIIYVDGGYTHLDRSI
- a CDS encoding UDP-glucose--hexose-1-phosphate uridylyltransferase → MKNFDINEDPHRRFNPLINEWVLVSPHRAKRPWQGQNETISTEELPKYDPTCYLCPGNVRANGMHNPAYESSFVFENDFAAMKQDEIIFEEDIKHTFFKAKPEQGISRVVCFSPRHDLTLPEMDVEGIETIIKTWQREYTDLGNIKYINHVQIFENKGSVMGCSNPHPHGQIWAQSSLPTQVEKTHNSLKSYYDKNKRTLLEDYVQAELKAESRIVIENDHFVALVPFWAIWPYETMIVSKRAISKITDFTAEESTAFAKILKQLTTKYDNLFNTSFPYSSGIHQAPTDGLLHPEWHFHMHFYPPLLRSATVKKFMVGYEMLGESQRDITPEKSAEILRQQSEEHYKNLVKV